A single Tenacibaculum sp. Bg11-29 DNA region contains:
- a CDS encoding nuclear transport factor 2 family protein codes for MGTIFDFFFKGNFFIKLLTLLYALLFSWVTNGQVHEIRDYKASDINLHNEIVKMDSIYFNAYNTCDIKTQANIYHENLEFFHDKGGLSTSKSDLLKALKNNICGKVTRTLIKGSIEVYPIKDYGAIQIGYHKFYNDQEPNAKSIPSKFIVIWKQENKQWRITKVISLH; via the coding sequence ATGGGAACTATTTTTGACTTCTTCTTTAAAGGAAATTTTTTTATTAAACTGTTAACATTATTATACGCTTTATTATTCTCTTGGGTAACAAACGGACAAGTACATGAAATTAGAGATTACAAAGCTTCTGATATTAATTTACATAATGAGATTGTAAAAATGGATAGTATTTATTTTAACGCTTATAACACTTGTGATATTAAAACGCAAGCAAATATTTATCATGAAAATTTGGAGTTTTTTCACGACAAAGGAGGATTATCAACTTCTAAAAGTGATCTTTTAAAAGCTTTAAAAAATAATATTTGCGGTAAAGTAACAAGAACCTTAATAAAAGGAAGTATTGAAGTATACCCTATAAAAGATTACGGAGCTATTCAAATTGGTTATCATAAGTTTTACAACGATCAAGAACCAAATGCAAAATCAATACCGAGTAAATTTATTGTTATTTGGAAACAAGAAAATAAACAATGGAGAATAACAAAAGTTATTAGCCTACATTAA
- a CDS encoding CPBP family intramembrane glutamic endopeptidase produces MLEKFRELYKEKLSVKIVTVILVVFLSVAAMLPIKKIAELLGINIGGNTGINFKVTFGIVFSFFLIGVCTTTVIWLAQKYIHKKPLSELGFSRKIWLHSLIGFILGIIMFSLRYVFFYFNGASVTFTKIISEDVPLITYLSYYLYFFIGFLFWNSFIEEIGMRAYPIQKLKKHINPHIIFTIMGLIFSVFHFVVRDFNLGYFLNLFLYSYIFSLIYYYSNSIWLIIAMHSGSNWVAFSFFGNNNWKLGGLYNTELTGISRWTSDYANVFILFALLLFVVFLNNKGFFRKYFPKTNEIPNTIK; encoded by the coding sequence ATGTTAGAAAAATTCAGAGAACTGTATAAAGAAAAGTTATCAGTAAAAATAGTAACCGTAATACTAGTTGTTTTTTTATCAGTAGCAGCAATGTTACCGATAAAAAAGATTGCAGAATTGTTGGGTATAAATATTGGAGGGAATACAGGTATAAATTTTAAAGTTACATTTGGTATTGTATTTTCTTTCTTCCTAATTGGAGTTTGTACTACTACCGTCATATGGTTAGCACAAAAATACATTCATAAAAAACCACTATCAGAATTAGGGTTTAGCCGTAAAATATGGTTACACTCATTAATCGGCTTCATTCTTGGTATTATTATGTTCTCTTTAAGATATGTTTTTTTCTACTTCAATGGAGCTAGCGTAACATTTACCAAAATTATTTCAGAAGATGTGCCGTTGATTACTTATTTAAGTTACTATTTATACTTCTTCATTGGTTTTCTTTTTTGGAACTCATTTATTGAAGAAATAGGAATGCGAGCATACCCAATTCAAAAACTTAAAAAACATATTAATCCACATATTATTTTTACAATCATGGGGCTTATATTTAGTGTTTTTCACTTTGTTGTACGCGACTTTAATTTAGGATATTTTTTAAACTTATTTTTGTATTCATACATTTTTTCGTTAATATATTATTACTCAAATTCTATTTGGTTGATTATTGCAATGCATAGTGGTTCTAATTGGGTCGCATTTTCATTTTTTGGAAATAACAATTGGAAATTAGGAGGACTTTATAATACTGAATTAACTGGTATTTCAAGATGGACATCTGATTACGCCAATGTGTTTATTTTATTTGCTCTTTTACTTTTTGTTGTATTTTTAAACAATAAAGGATTTTTTAGAAAATATTTTCCTAAAACAAATGAAATTCCAAATACAATTAAGTAA
- a CDS encoding AraC family transcriptional regulator, with translation MIEINKVKTTKLSMLDGTELKSAMFIDKSFPSHFHQSWSLAYIEYGSENIAFNNSGFLVSKNALQLIPPYSIHKNWGNKNNAWAYKVLYISDDVIKNVSKKINADYSYLASFPYFISYRNSKFDINEVSIFKIIENLFLDTLDDIYLPNLKKHADESLKEILNYLFLNYNQSITLETLQKEFKVNKFKLQKSFKKNIGLTPLEYLTTIRIENSKKLFYGDVPLVEIALESGFYDQSHFTHSFKKYVGVTPGDYKKNSKILQDW, from the coding sequence ATGATAGAAATAAACAAAGTAAAGACAACAAAACTATCAATGCTAGATGGTACTGAACTTAAGTCTGCTATGTTTATCGATAAAAGCTTCCCTTCCCATTTTCATCAATCTTGGAGTCTCGCTTATATAGAATATGGAAGTGAAAACATTGCATTTAACAATTCAGGTTTTTTGGTCAGTAAAAATGCTTTGCAATTAATCCCTCCTTATTCAATTCATAAAAACTGGGGCAATAAAAACAATGCTTGGGCCTATAAGGTGCTTTACATAAGCGATGACGTAATCAAAAATGTTTCAAAAAAAATAAATGCTGATTATTCTTATCTGGCAAGCTTTCCTTATTTTATTTCATATCGTAACAGTAAGTTTGACATAAACGAAGTTTCAATTTTTAAAATCATTGAAAATCTTTTTTTGGATACTTTGGATGATATTTACCTACCTAATTTAAAAAAACATGCTGATGAATCTTTGAAAGAAATTCTAAATTATTTGTTTCTAAATTACAATCAATCGATCACTTTAGAAACACTACAAAAAGAATTTAAAGTAAATAAATTTAAACTACAAAAAAGCTTTAAAAAGAACATTGGTTTAACACCTTTGGAATATCTAACTACCATTAGAATCGAAAACTCAAAAAAGCTTTTTTATGGGGATGTTCCTTTGGTAGAAATTGCACTTGAATCAGGCTTTTATGACCAAAGTCATTTTACGCATAGTTTCAAAAAATACGTTGGAGTAACTCCTGGTGATTATAAAAAGAATAGCAAGATTTTACAAGACTGGTAA
- a CDS encoding PspC domain-containing protein, giving the protein MNKTININLGGFFFHIDEIAYQKLKRYLEAVGRSLSDDPQGKNEIISDIEARISELLSEKITDARQVVNENDIEEVITIMGQPEDYAEAEENYNDNSSYNTKTRSQSSKKLFRDGSDKFLGGVCSGIAHYFNIDVIWIRIAFIVLVASGFSPLAYVILWVLLPEARTTSEKLQMEGEAVNIDNIEKKIRNEFENISTKLKDGANEITDKISSADYEKLRAQTKSGFQDFIETMGKILLTLFKVFGKFMGVLLIFIAGVTIISLIFGAFSVGSLEFLNVDNEFVNYPPFFYNSVLPKWLLSISLFILIGIPFIVLFILGLRILSPNIKKLSTPTILTLLSIWLVSLLAVAFSGIEYATTHAYNGANINKHSITYTKSEPLKIRVVNDDNIYYNHNLRNRNNAISVTVNDTEMKYSNDININVRKSETSNAYIEIKKTSKGRKRNIANDNAETIQYNFKSANNTIVFDAFFLSEYKNIWKDEEIKATVYIPEGTIVYFEGSSRRFLNDVKNSQDIYGRDMVNHHFKMTSNGFNCTDCGSDNNNDDDESDNWDSDNDKEVSFLFDSTINDVKAELIITKETTKKELNKLARWFKNRKDIDVDFSESSFYDNGKIKTYSLQVNCNDGFKGKTKATKSIIIGNGKHGFTRSYNENDSITFKIW; this is encoded by the coding sequence ATGAATAAGACAATAAATATAAACTTAGGTGGATTCTTCTTTCATATAGATGAAATTGCTTATCAAAAACTAAAACGTTATTTAGAAGCCGTTGGGCGTTCTTTAAGTGATGACCCACAAGGAAAAAACGAAATAATTTCAGACATAGAAGCTCGTATTAGCGAATTATTATCTGAAAAAATTACAGATGCTCGTCAGGTTGTAAATGAAAATGATATTGAAGAGGTTATCACAATTATGGGACAACCTGAAGATTATGCTGAAGCTGAAGAAAACTATAATGACAACTCGTCATACAACACAAAAACAAGAAGCCAATCATCTAAAAAATTATTTAGAGATGGGAGTGACAAATTTTTAGGAGGTGTTTGTTCTGGTATCGCACATTATTTTAATATTGATGTTATTTGGATAAGAATTGCTTTTATTGTTTTAGTTGCCTCAGGATTTTCTCCTTTAGCATACGTTATTTTGTGGGTATTGTTACCCGAAGCAAGAACAACTTCTGAAAAATTACAGATGGAAGGTGAAGCTGTAAATATTGATAACATTGAAAAAAAAATTCGTAACGAGTTTGAAAACATTTCAACCAAGTTAAAAGATGGTGCTAATGAGATAACAGATAAAATTTCGAGTGCTGATTATGAAAAACTACGAGCGCAAACCAAATCTGGATTTCAAGACTTTATAGAAACTATGGGTAAGATTTTATTGACACTATTTAAAGTGTTTGGTAAATTTATGGGAGTATTATTAATTTTCATTGCAGGTGTCACGATAATTTCATTAATATTTGGTGCTTTTTCTGTAGGCAGTTTAGAATTTTTAAATGTTGATAATGAATTTGTTAATTACCCTCCATTTTTCTATAATTCTGTTTTACCAAAATGGTTACTATCTATTTCATTATTTATATTAATAGGAATACCGTTTATAGTATTATTTATTTTAGGTTTAAGAATATTATCTCCTAATATTAAAAAATTAAGTACCCCAACTATTCTAACCTTATTAAGTATATGGCTAGTATCATTATTAGCTGTTGCTTTTTCTGGTATCGAATATGCTACAACGCATGCTTATAATGGTGCAAATATTAATAAACATAGCATTACTTACACAAAGAGTGAGCCTTTAAAAATTAGAGTTGTTAATGATGATAATATCTATTACAATCATAACTTACGTAACAGAAATAATGCAATAAGTGTTACTGTTAACGATACAGAAATGAAATACTCTAACGACATTAATATTAATGTTCGTAAAAGTGAAACCAGTAATGCATATATAGAAATTAAAAAAACTTCAAAAGGTCGTAAGCGTAACATAGCAAATGATAATGCTGAAACTATTCAATACAACTTTAAATCAGCAAACAACACGATTGTTTTTGATGCTTTCTTTTTAAGTGAATATAAAAATATTTGGAAAGATGAAGAGATTAAGGCTACTGTATATATTCCTGAAGGTACAATAGTATATTTTGAAGGCTCATCTCGAAGATTTTTAAATGATGTTAAAAATAGCCAAGACATTTATGGTCGCGACATGGTTAACCATCATTTTAAAATGACATCAAATGGGTTTAATTGTACCGATTGCGGTAGTGATAATAACAATGATGATGATGAAAGTGATAATTGGGATTCGGACAATGACAAAGAGGTTAGTTTTTTATTCGACAGCACTATTAACGATGTAAAAGCAGAACTTATTATTACTAAAGAGACCACAAAAAAAGAACTAAATAAATTAGCTCGTTGGTTTAAAAATCGCAAAGATATAGACGTTGATTTTTCAGAATCTAGCTTTTATGATAACGGAAAAATAAAAACATACTCTTTACAAGTAAATTGTAATGATGGTTTTAAAGGAAAAACAAAAGCTACAAAAAGTATTATTATTGGAAATGGTAAACACGGTTTTACTAGAAGTTATAACGAAAATGATTCTATAACTTTTAAAATCTGGTAA
- a CDS encoding alpha/beta hydrolase-fold protein: MRNNTFIIKKENMKTTKLLILTCALSLNTVFAQEKVENDPDYSRLTEHSEPAVTLGKTSSLQSKVLNKTIPLSIHLPANYDSSSKTYPVLYMLGSDYRARFAMLASTLDYMGEGQIPEMILIGIDLPEGNSILLPTRENQDTTIPDNYINFFETELMPQVDNNYRTAPFKVLFGGSNSGFFCVYTLLNNPLLFNGYFASSPSLSIIPTELQQKIKSGALKTLSENRFLHIIYSDDEGLTNHVSEFIRVLADHKPESLTYKVDELVNQGHVPAMDFTQYLLTLYPDFNPFNFRKNLESLDKVTQHFDRLSKRYGYEIQPPISIIFDLGFVTIRSKNLIAAEEIFQYSLEVYPEGKESYLGMGLLRRAQGQLKSAKVMFQKALTIDPNFSLAKRWLQRLENQIGSR; the protein is encoded by the coding sequence ATGAGAAATAACACATTTATAATAAAGAAAGAAAACATGAAAACAACGAAATTATTAATATTGACATGTGCTTTATCGCTAAACACTGTCTTTGCTCAAGAAAAGGTAGAAAACGATCCTGATTATTCTCGTTTAACAGAGCACAGTGAACCAGCAGTTACCTTGGGAAAAACATCTTCACTTCAATCAAAAGTACTAAACAAGACTATTCCACTATCAATCCATTTACCTGCTAACTACGATAGTTCCAGTAAAACCTATCCCGTGCTGTATATGTTGGGTTCAGATTACCGAGCTCGGTTCGCCATGTTAGCTTCTACACTAGACTACATGGGCGAAGGACAAATTCCTGAGATGATACTTATTGGAATAGATTTACCCGAAGGAAATAGTATTTTGTTGCCAACAAGAGAAAATCAAGACACAACAATTCCGGATAATTATATTAACTTCTTTGAGACAGAGCTGATGCCGCAAGTAGATAATAACTACCGGACTGCTCCGTTCAAAGTCCTTTTTGGCGGTTCTAACAGTGGTTTTTTCTGTGTTTACACGCTGCTCAACAACCCTCTTCTGTTTAATGGCTACTTCGCAAGCAGTCCGTCCCTTAGTATCATACCAACAGAGCTTCAACAAAAAATAAAATCAGGTGCGTTAAAAACGCTTTCGGAAAACAGATTTCTACACATCATTTACAGCGATGATGAGGGGTTAACAAATCACGTTTCTGAATTCATTCGTGTTTTAGCGGACCATAAACCAGAGAGTTTAACTTATAAAGTGGATGAATTGGTGAACCAGGGTCATGTACCAGCCATGGATTTCACACAGTACCTTCTTACGTTATATCCTGACTTCAACCCCTTCAATTTCCGTAAAAACCTGGAATCGTTGGATAAAGTGACACAACATTTCGATAGGTTATCAAAACGATACGGATATGAAATCCAGCCACCTATATCGATCATATTTGACCTTGGTTTTGTCACTATAAGAAGTAAGAATTTAATTGCCGCAGAAGAAATATTTCAATATTCCTTAGAAGTGTATCCTGAAGGGAAGGAATCTTATCTCGGAATGGGTCTTTTACGCAGAGCTCAAGGTCAGCTTAAAAGTGCTAAGGTCATGTTCCAAAAAGCTCTGACAATTGATCCAAATTTTTCACTTGCTAAAAGGTGGCTGCAAAGACTCGAGAACCAAATTGGCTCCCGTTAA
- a CDS encoding LytTR family DNA-binding domain-containing protein yields the protein MINVLIIEDEESAFKNLKRILFEINQPTNIISWLQSVEQSIDWFNTNASPDLIFLDIHLSDDLSFKIFEAVEVSCPIIFTTAYDEFAIKAFELNSIDYLLKPITQKTVEKALSKYRSSFKTNSKPYDKLIEDLKSISNTKNYKERFLVNKGDELKIILTSEISYFYKKDFTYIVLKNGDRYPIKFTLEELTELLNSTYFYRINRQVITNVKAISKISLWFKGKLKLHLIPEYEETIFVSREKSTDFKNWMDK from the coding sequence ATGATAAACGTTTTAATTATAGAAGATGAAGAAAGTGCTTTTAAAAACTTGAAACGCATTTTATTCGAAATCAACCAACCAACCAACATTATCTCTTGGTTGCAAAGTGTTGAACAATCTATCGATTGGTTTAATACTAATGCTTCGCCAGACCTTATCTTTTTAGATATCCATTTAAGTGATGATTTGAGTTTTAAAATTTTTGAAGCTGTAGAGGTATCCTGTCCAATAATATTTACAACAGCTTATGATGAATTTGCAATAAAGGCTTTTGAATTGAATAGTATTGATTATTTACTAAAACCCATCACACAGAAAACTGTAGAGAAAGCATTAAGTAAATATCGCTCAAGTTTTAAAACAAATTCAAAACCTTATGATAAATTGATTGAGGATTTAAAATCAATATCCAACACTAAAAATTATAAAGAGCGGTTTTTAGTTAACAAAGGTGACGAATTAAAAATAATTCTAACTTCAGAAATTTCTTATTTTTATAAAAAAGACTTTACCTATATTGTGTTAAAGAATGGTGATAGATATCCTATTAAATTTACACTAGAAGAACTTACAGAATTATTAAATTCCACATATTTTTATCGAATTAATCGTCAAGTAATTACCAATGTAAAAGCTATATCAAAAATCTCACTTTGGTTTAAAGGTAAATTAAAATTACATCTTATTCCTGAATATGAAGAAACTATATTTGTTAGCAGAGAAAAATCTACAGACTTTAAAAATTGGATGGATAAATAA
- a CDS encoding sensor histidine kinase has product MKFQIQLSKFPNMKNNVFRIYPLIFIPLLGVIYYATFFMMSKTVDSSYGFDWFIVCIITIQFGIIWLLAQLSLNKLIKRGWKMNLKLFILGIFAVVLINNCLYFLLRTIYVTIYHSEFQIFNTFMLELNTLEGFLKGIIIISMLFSLNFFKRWKIEYKENERLKRNELELQNRALKSQLNPHFLFNNLNTLSGLIQQDQSIANDFLKEMSDMYRYILKTTDKEVVPLKDEVQFAENYSRLLKKRFGKNFNFSIEINDLDYMLPPISLHLLLENIVKHNRVDDAHPMSFTIKQDENYLSVENKINLKNNVDSTKKGLYILAEQYKFLTNKNVVISNENKLFLVKLPLLKIK; this is encoded by the coding sequence ATGAAATTCCAAATACAATTAAGTAAATTTCCTAATATGAAAAATAATGTGTTTAGAATATATCCTTTGATATTTATTCCGCTGCTTGGAGTAATCTATTACGCTACTTTTTTTATGATGAGTAAAACTGTAGATTCGAGTTATGGTTTTGATTGGTTTATTGTATGTATAATTACAATTCAATTCGGAATCATTTGGCTACTCGCTCAATTATCTCTTAACAAATTGATAAAGAGAGGTTGGAAAATGAATTTAAAATTATTTATCCTTGGAATTTTTGCAGTGGTTCTTATAAACAACTGTCTTTACTTCCTCCTAAGAACAATTTATGTAACCATTTATCATTCTGAATTCCAAATATTCAACACCTTCATGTTAGAATTGAATACTCTTGAAGGTTTTTTAAAAGGGATTATAATAATTAGTATGTTATTTAGCCTTAACTTTTTCAAACGCTGGAAAATTGAGTATAAGGAAAATGAACGTTTAAAGAGAAACGAGTTAGAGCTTCAAAATAGAGCGTTAAAAAGTCAATTAAATCCTCATTTTTTGTTTAATAACTTAAATACATTATCAGGGTTAATACAGCAAGATCAATCAATTGCCAATGACTTTCTTAAAGAAATGTCTGATATGTATCGTTACATCTTAAAAACTACTGACAAAGAAGTTGTTCCCCTAAAAGATGAGGTTCAATTTGCTGAAAACTATAGCCGTTTACTAAAAAAACGATTTGGTAAAAATTTTAATTTTTCAATTGAAATAAATGATTTAGATTATATGCTTCCTCCTATCTCTTTGCATTTATTATTAGAAAACATTGTAAAACATAACAGGGTTGATGATGCACATCCAATGAGTTTCACTATCAAGCAAGATGAAAATTATTTATCTGTTGAAAATAAAATCAACTTAAAAAATAATGTAGATTCCACAAAAAAAGGCTTGTATATTTTAGCAGAGCAATATAAGTTTCTAACAAATAAAAATGTTGTCATTAGTAATGAAAACAAACTGTTTTTGGTTAAATTGCCTTTATTGAAAATTAAATGA
- a CDS encoding pyruvate dehydrogenase complex dihydrolipoamide acetyltransferase: MAIIINMPRLSDTMEEGVVASWLKKVGDKIEEGDILAEIETDKATMEFESFNEGVLLHIGVQEGEASPVDTLLAIIGEEGEDISALLNKNVAPTETKEAPKTETSSNQQSSTDNEAIAMPEGAIVINMPRLSDTMEEGTVASWLKKVGDKIEEGDILAEIETDKATMEFESFNEGVLLHIGVQEGEAAPVDSLLAIIGKEGTDVATVLAAQTSGNVTTSVKTEEKIESHKEEVKAVVETVTTTTSKGRIFASPLAKKIAKDKGINLADVNGSGENGRIVKKDIENYTPSAKTEATVSSPTTTSNTTAVTNFAVAGEENTSEVKNSQMRKAIAKALGNSKFSAPHFYLNIEVDMDNAMASRKTINAIPDTKVSFNDMVVKACAMALKKHPQVNTSWTDNTTLFHSHIHVGVAVAVDEGLVVPVVKYTDALSLTQIGSSVRDLAGKARNKKISPAEMQGSTFTVSNLGMFGIESFTSIINQPNSAILSVGAIIQKPVVKNGEIVVGNTMKLTLACDHRTVDGAVGAQFLQTLKTFIENPVTMLA, translated from the coding sequence ATGGCTATAATTATAAACATGCCTCGCTTAAGCGACACGATGGAAGAAGGAGTAGTAGCTTCTTGGTTAAAGAAAGTTGGTGATAAAATTGAAGAAGGTGACATTTTAGCAGAAATCGAAACTGATAAAGCAACTATGGAGTTTGAATCTTTTAACGAAGGTGTTTTATTACATATTGGTGTTCAAGAAGGTGAAGCATCACCAGTTGATACTTTATTAGCTATTATTGGTGAAGAAGGTGAAGATATTTCTGCTTTATTAAATAAAAATGTTGCTCCTACCGAAACTAAAGAAGCACCAAAAACTGAAACAAGTTCGAATCAACAAAGTTCTACAGATAATGAAGCTATAGCAATGCCCGAAGGAGCTATTGTTATAAACATGCCTCGTTTAAGTGATACGATGGAAGAAGGAACTGTAGCTTCTTGGTTAAAAAAAGTTGGTGATAAAATTGAAGAAGGTGATATTTTAGCTGAAATCGAAACTGATAAAGCAACTATGGAATTTGAATCTTTTAACGAAGGTGTTTTATTACATATTGGTGTTCAAGAAGGTGAAGCTGCTCCTGTAGATAGTTTACTTGCTATTATTGGTAAGGAAGGAACAGATGTAGCTACAGTACTTGCTGCTCAAACTTCGGGAAACGTAACTACTTCGGTAAAAACTGAAGAAAAAATAGAAAGCCATAAAGAAGAGGTTAAAGCAGTTGTAGAAACTGTAACAACTACTACTTCTAAAGGAAGAATATTTGCTTCTCCTTTAGCTAAAAAAATAGCAAAGGATAAAGGAATTAATTTAGCTGATGTTAATGGTTCTGGTGAAAACGGACGTATTGTTAAAAAAGATATAGAAAACTACACTCCTTCTGCAAAAACAGAAGCTACTGTATCTTCGCCAACGACTACTTCTAACACAACTGCTGTTACTAATTTTGCAGTTGCTGGAGAAGAAAATACTTCTGAAGTTAAAAATTCTCAAATGCGTAAGGCAATTGCTAAAGCATTAGGGAATTCTAAATTCTCAGCTCCTCATTTCTACTTAAATATTGAAGTAGATATGGACAACGCAATGGCTTCTCGTAAAACAATCAATGCAATTCCTGACACCAAAGTATCTTTTAACGATATGGTAGTTAAGGCATGTGCAATGGCTTTAAAAAAGCACCCACAAGTAAATACTTCTTGGACAGATAACACAACTTTATTTCATAGCCACATACATGTTGGTGTAGCTGTAGCTGTTGATGAAGGTTTAGTTGTACCAGTTGTAAAATATACTGATGCTTTAAGTTTAACTCAAATAGGAAGTTCAGTACGTGACTTAGCTGGTAAAGCAAGAAATAAGAAAATTTCTCCGGCAGAAATGCAAGGAAGTACTTTTACTGTTTCTAACTTAGGTATGTTTGGTATTGAAAGTTTTACTTCTATCATAAACCAACCTAATTCAGCTATTTTATCTGTTGGAGCTATCATACAAAAACCAGTAGTTAAGAACGGAGAAATTGTTGTAGGTAACACAATGAAATTAACTTTAGCTTGCGATCACAGAACTGTTGACGGTGCAGTAGGTGCTCAGTTTTTACAAACATTAAAAACGTTTATTGAAAACCCTGTTACAATGTTAGCATAG
- the pdhA gene encoding pyruvate dehydrogenase (acetyl-transferring) E1 component subunit alpha, with translation MNKITKETYINWYRDMLFWRKFEDKLAAVYIQQKVRGFLHLYNGQEAVLAGALHAMDLTKDKMITAYRNHVQPIGMGEDPKRVMAELYGKVTGTSQGMGGSMHIFSKEHRFYGGHGIVGGQIPLGAGLAFGDKYKGNDAVTLCCFGDGAARQGSLHETFNMAMNWKLPVIFIVENNGYAMGTSVERTANHTDIWKLGLGYEMPCGPVDGMNPIKVAEAVDEAIQRARRGEGPTFLEMKTYRYRGHSMSDAQHYRTKDEVAEYKKIDPITQVLEIIKENSYASEEEIEAINKEVKSSVSECEKFAEDSPYPETNQLYDMVYEQEDYPFIKSK, from the coding sequence ATGAATAAAATTACCAAAGAAACCTATATCAACTGGTATAGAGACATGCTTTTCTGGAGAAAATTTGAAGATAAGCTTGCAGCTGTTTACATTCAACAGAAAGTAAGGGGGTTTTTACACTTATATAACGGTCAAGAGGCTGTTTTAGCAGGTGCATTGCACGCAATGGACTTAACTAAAGATAAAATGATTACAGCATACCGTAACCATGTACAACCAATAGGTATGGGTGAAGATCCTAAACGCGTAATGGCAGAACTATATGGTAAAGTTACAGGTACTTCTCAAGGAATGGGAGGTTCAATGCATATTTTCTCAAAAGAACATCGTTTTTATGGAGGTCACGGGATCGTTGGTGGTCAAATTCCATTAGGAGCAGGATTAGCTTTTGGTGATAAATATAAAGGTAATGATGCAGTAACATTATGTTGTTTTGGTGATGGTGCTGCTCGTCAGGGTTCACTACATGAAACATTTAACATGGCTATGAACTGGAAATTACCAGTAATATTTATTGTTGAAAATAATGGTTATGCAATGGGAACTTCTGTAGAAAGAACAGCTAATCATACTGATATTTGGAAACTAGGTTTAGGGTACGAAATGCCTTGTGGACCTGTTGATGGAATGAATCCTATAAAAGTTGCTGAAGCTGTAGATGAAGCTATTCAAAGAGCTCGTCGTGGTGAAGGTCCAACTTTCTTAGAAATGAAAACATATCGTTACAGAGGTCACTCAATGTCTGATGCACAACACTACCGTACAAAAGACGAAGTAGCAGAATACAAAAAAATAGATCCTATTACGCAAGTATTAGAGATCATAAAAGAAAATAGCTATGCTTCAGAAGAAGAAATAGAAGCTATTAATAAAGAAGTAAAAAGCTCTGTAAGCGAATGTGAAAAATTTGCTGAAGACTCTCCGTATCCAGAAACGAATCAATTATATGATATGGTATACGAACAAGAAGATTATCCATTTATAAAATCTAAGTAA
- a CDS encoding M15 family metallopeptidase, with the protein MKWIFSLLLFSSYILQAQKLPKGFSYVKDIAPTIKQELRYCSNNNFIGTSINGYEENVLIITTQAATALKKVQAELLEKELSLKIFDAYRPQKAVNHFVKWARVINDTLMKQQYYPRVNKRHLFKKGYISSRSGHSRGSTADLTIIDLKTNKELDMGSPFDFFGISSHMSYAELTKEQKENRQLLQSVMRKNGFRPYTNEWWHFTLRYEPFPKTYFKFPVK; encoded by the coding sequence ATGAAATGGATTTTCTCTTTATTATTATTTTCTTCTTATATTTTACAAGCTCAAAAACTGCCTAAAGGTTTTTCTTATGTAAAAGATATAGCACCTACAATTAAACAAGAACTAAGGTATTGCTCTAATAACAACTTTATAGGTACATCTATAAATGGTTATGAAGAAAATGTACTTATTATTACTACACAAGCAGCAACGGCATTAAAAAAAGTACAAGCCGAGTTATTGGAAAAAGAATTAAGTCTTAAAATTTTTGATGCATACCGTCCACAAAAGGCTGTAAATCATTTTGTAAAATGGGCACGTGTTATAAATGACACTTTAATGAAACAGCAATACTACCCTCGTGTAAATAAAAGACACCTGTTTAAAAAAGGGTATATTTCATCTAGATCAGGACATTCTCGTGGTAGTACTGCAGATTTAACAATTATTGATTTAAAAACAAATAAGGAATTAGATATGGGAAGCCCATTTGACTTTTTTGGAATTTCATCTCATATGTCTTATGCTGAATTAACTAAAGAACAAAAAGAAAATAGGCAATTGTTACAAAGTGTAATGCGTAAAAATGGCTTTAGACCTTATACCAACGAATGGTGGCATTTTACGTTACGATACGAACCGTTTCCAAAAACATATTTTAAATTTCCTGTAAAATAA